In Eriocheir sinensis breed Jianghai 21 chromosome 17, ASM2467909v1, whole genome shotgun sequence, one genomic interval encodes:
- the LOC127000043 gene encoding potassium voltage-gated channel protein Shal: MASVAAWLPFARAAAIGWVPIANNPLPAPPIAKDKRRPDDEKLQINVSGRRFETWRNTLEKYPDTLLGSNEREFFYDEETKEYFFDRDPDIFRHILNYYRTGKLHYPKHECLTSYDEELAFFGIIPDVIGDCCYEDYRDRKRENAERLLDDKLSESGEQDKYVYRTIRERMWRAFENPHTSTAALVFYYVTGFFIAVSVMANVVETVPCGRLPGKKESQPCGERYKIIFFCGDTACVMIFTAEYLLRMFAAPDRCKFVRSVMSIIDVVAILPYYIGLGITDNDDVSGAFVTLRVFRVFRIFKFSRHSQGLRILGYTLKSCASELGFLVFSLAMAIIIFATVMFYAEKNVEETTFTSIPSAFWYTIVTMTTLG, translated from the coding sequence ATGGCCTCGGTGGCCGCTTGGTTGCCCTTTGCTCGAGCAGCTGCCATCGGATGGGTTCCCATCGCCAACAACCCCCTGCCGGCGCCGCCCATCGCCAAGGATAAGCGGCGGCCGGATGATGAGAAGCTGCAAATCAATGTGTCGGGCAGGAGGTTCGAAACCTGGCGCAACACACTCGAGAAATACCCTGACACACTTCTCGGCTCCAACGAAAGGGAGTTTTTCTACGACGAGGAAACCAAAGAGTACTTCTTCGACCGAGACCCAGACATATTCCGTCACATCCTAAACTACTACCGCACGGGGAAGCTCCACTACCCCAAGCACGAGTGTCTCACCAGCTACGACGAAGAGCTGGCGTTCTTCGGCATCATCCCAGACGTAATCGGTGACTGTTGTTACGAAGATTACCGTGACCGCAAACGCGAAAATGCCGAACGTCTCTTGGACGACAAGCTCTCCGAGAGTGGAGAGCAGGACAAGTATGTATATCGTACAATACGTGAACGCATGTGGCGAGCCTTTGAAAACCCACACACGTCGACGGCGGCATTAGTGTTTTACTACGTGACTGGGTTCTTCATCGCCGTGTCGGTGATGGCCAATGTGGTAGAGACGGTGCCGTGCGGCCGCCTCCCGGGCAAGAAGGAGTCGCAACCCTGCGGAGAGCGCTATAAAATTATCTTCTTCTGTGGTGACACGGCGTGCGTCATGATCTTCACGGCTGAGTACCTTTTGCGTATGTTTGCGGCGCCCGACCGCTGTAAGTTTGTTCGCTCTGTCATGTCCATTATTGACGTGGTGGCCATTCTACCCTACTACATTGgtcttggcatcaccgacaacgACGACGTGTCTGGAGCCTTCGTCACCCTTCGAGTGTTTCGCGTGTTCAGGATCTTTAAGTTCTCCCGCCACTCGCAGGGGCTGCGCATCCTGGGCTACACGCTCAAGTCTTGCGCCTCTGAGCTGGGTTTCCTCGTGTTCTCCCTCGCCATGGCTATCATCATCTTTGCCACCGTCATGTTCTACGCAGAGAAGAACGTTGAAGaaaccaccttcacctccattccTTCGGCGTTTTGGTACACCATTGTCACCATGACGACACTAGGGTGA